One window of Dermochelys coriacea isolate rDerCor1 chromosome 22, rDerCor1.pri.v4, whole genome shotgun sequence genomic DNA carries:
- the TTC36 gene encoding tetratricopeptide repeat protein 36 isoform X1 → MVKTQGEKGCRSPGQTRRGFCSQDIQGSGLGQQFWLCMQGGRLMPEEAHGAFTSELLEQVKELELQGILAAESGDVNTALERFSQAIWLLPERASCYNNRAQTLRLKGDVAGALQDLNTALRLSRGTGRVACQCFVQRGLINVLQGHEDNARQDFEQGARLGSAFARHQLVLMNPYSALCNQMLLEMMRKLQNPDIQGSN, encoded by the exons ATGGTGAAGACACAAGGGGAGAAAGGATGCAGGAGTCCAGGCCAGACAAGGAGAGGATTCTGTAGCCAAGACATTCAGGGATCCGGGCTTGGACAACAATTCTGGCTGTGTATGCAGGGGGGAAGGCTGATGCCAGAGGAGGCAC ATGGAGCTTTCACCTCAGAGCTGCTGGAGCAAGTCAaagagctggagctgcagggaatTTTGGCAGCTGAATCCGGAGATGTGAACACAGCCCTTGAGAGATTCAGCCAGGCCATTTGGCTCCTTCCGGAGCGAGCCTCGTGCTACAACAACCGTGCCCAGACCCTTCGTCTCAAaggggatgtggcag GTGCCCTGCAGGACCTGAACACAGCCCTGCGCCTCAGCAGGGGCACAGGCCGTGTGGCATGCCAGTGCTTTGTGCAGCGAGGTCTCATCAATGTGCTGCAGGGGCATGAGGATAATGCCAGGCAGGATTTTGAGCAGGGAGCCAGACTGGGTAGCGCCTTCGCTCGGCACCAGCTGGTCCTGATGAACCCCTATTCAGCGCTCTGCAACCAGATGCTGTTGGAGATGATGAGGAAGCTGCAGAATCCAGACATCCAGGGAAGCAACTAG
- the TTC36 gene encoding tetratricopeptide repeat protein 36 isoform X2, translating to MATVQDRAVLQTIFNPNTPFGDIPVFDEEEEAAAIQGEDGAFTSELLEQVKELELQGILAAESGDVNTALERFSQAIWLLPERASCYNNRAQTLRLKGDVAGALQDLNTALRLSRGTGRVACQCFVQRGLINVLQGHEDNARQDFEQGARLGSAFARHQLVLMNPYSALCNQMLLEMMRKLQNPDIQGSN from the exons ATGGCTACAGTCCAGGACAGGGCGGTTCTTCAAACAATCTTTAACCCCAATACTCCTTTTGGGGATATCCCCGTGttcgatgaggaagaggaggcggCGGCAATCCAAGGGGAAG ATGGAGCTTTCACCTCAGAGCTGCTGGAGCAAGTCAaagagctggagctgcagggaatTTTGGCAGCTGAATCCGGAGATGTGAACACAGCCCTTGAGAGATTCAGCCAGGCCATTTGGCTCCTTCCGGAGCGAGCCTCGTGCTACAACAACCGTGCCCAGACCCTTCGTCTCAAaggggatgtggcag GTGCCCTGCAGGACCTGAACACAGCCCTGCGCCTCAGCAGGGGCACAGGCCGTGTGGCATGCCAGTGCTTTGTGCAGCGAGGTCTCATCAATGTGCTGCAGGGGCATGAGGATAATGCCAGGCAGGATTTTGAGCAGGGAGCCAGACTGGGTAGCGCCTTCGCTCGGCACCAGCTGGTCCTGATGAACCCCTATTCAGCGCTCTGCAACCAGATGCTGTTGGAGATGATGAGGAAGCTGCAGAATCCAGACATCCAGGGAAGCAACTAG